The Oncorhynchus clarkii lewisi isolate Uvic-CL-2024 chromosome 20, UVic_Ocla_1.0, whole genome shotgun sequence nucleotide sequence TTCCAGTATGCCGTTTGGGTTGGTTCCAGGTTTACAGTACGGAACAATATCCTCCACAGCCTCCAGCCCCGCGCTGCTCCTGGTCCCCCAGCTGAACGCCCCGTGGCTGGGCGTTGCTTTCCCAAAGCCCTGGAGTCTGGAGAATCTTCTCCACCAGCTCCTCGAAGGCACACTGGACACCATCCCGCGTTTTAGCACTGGCCTCTACCAAAGTGGAAGGGCACATTAGTGTGATATTAGTGTTAAGGgggatgcaacaacaacaaaaactcacTTCAAAACTATTTTAGTGTCTGTTTTGAATAAAATGGGAGCAAAAGTGACAGTGGGTATACATTTTCAGACTATTTCAGTTCAAGTCCCAGTAGCTGATTttttaatgcaacaaaatatgtGCATGACAAGTGCCATTACAACATCGGACTGGGATGGATTTCTTCACCCCGAGAGTGATGTCCGATTCACCCAGTCCACACATTAAGGTCCTTTTCTAAGGAGATATCTTTACTCTGTTGATTTTCTGACTTATGATGGATGATGATCTTGATTTGGGTAATTTAGATTGACATGTGTAGACATACACATTCAGCGTTCATAAAATGTGAATGTTCGCATCaagaaaaagttgtgtgtgtgtgtgtacatacacacacacacacacacacacacagggcactgTGTAGCCTACACGGCACATAGAAACAAAAACATTATCCTTTTCCATAAACCCTTTTCAAAACCTTTAATTTAGTCATTCTAAAATGGAAAGTCTTCAGAAATGCTATAACCTCATTTCAGGAGGCGATTGGAGCTGGGAAATAGAAACACATGTAGACATGAGGTTTGATAGATGATTGACTGCAGATTTGCGATCGTAATCCAGTTCTCCTGGAAGGTCTGCATCCTTCAGTGTTGTGCTGACAGTGGAGATTAGGAATGTCAAATGGAGAGTTACAGGATGACATCTGTGCCCGAATTCAAGAGTCTGCACACTTGTTGTAAAAGCTAGTCTCCAACTGGTATTTACTCACCAAACGGTGAAAGAGATCTTTAAGTAGTAGACCCCATTAACTTGAGTATCCGGGTTATTGTACTCAGACGCCCAGCTATTTTACAAAGACCCAAGAACTTACCAATAAAAAGCATGGAGTGTTTCCTTGCGAACTTAAGGCCTTCGTTTCGGTCAACTACACGGTTTTcctgaaaaaaaaaatgaaaaaaaacgGAACTGTCAAATTTAACAATGGGTTCACATAACAGAGGAATGTTGGAATGGAACGTTTGCTGTGGAATGTGTAACGGCATCAGGTACAATACCAGCAACACGAAACATTGCTAAGTGATAGGACTTTATTTGTTGCATTTGTTGCATCCAACATGGGAGACAATGGCAGCTAGGTGACAATATAAGAGAAGCGCAGCTGAAAAGACACATTCATGCCAGACAGGTATGACCCACAATGCACTGGGACACCCACCTCCTTATCAATCTTGTTCCCAACCAGCATTTTGACGAGGTCGTTCCGTGTGCAGTACGTCTCCAGTTCGTTCAGCCAGTTCTCCAGCCTCGTGAACGTGTCCCGTTTAGTGACATCGTACACTAACAGCAAAAAAGAGGAGATTAACAGTGTCTGTACCTTATCCACATCTACAATTAAAATGTGTTATACAAGCGCGGGGGGGTGGGGGTACGGAAATCATACTGTGGAGGTCCACAGTACTAGAGGTTCAGAATTGAGAATGTGAGTTGAATGGAGTATTTGAAATAGGCACCTCATTTTTGAGAGACCAGGGACTTCTCAGAGTATGACTGCTTCGTAATTTTACATCATAATGTCTAAGATCGTATGGCCAGGAGGAACCTGATCCTAGGTCAGCATGTTTAGTACATACGGCTCCAGACGTGATAATAATATGTTCACCACTGTTGGTCAAACAAACACTCACCCAGTATGACTCCCTGTGCACCACGGTAGTAGCTGGGCGTCAGGGTCCGGAACCTCTCCTGTCCTGCTGTGTCCTAACAGGCCCaaaagtcaacaacaacaaccggcGTCAATGAGAGAAAGCAGTGTGTCAATTTTCAGCACTGAACACAGAAACTGTTACCCATGCCCTGCCAGCGTTAAGAGGAATTCACTTCGTAGAAAGTATCAACACGCA carries:
- the LOC139375830 gene encoding ras-related protein Rab-18-B-like → MDDDVLTTLKILIIGESGVGKSSLLLRFTDDTFDPDLAATIGVDFKVKTIAVDGNSAKLAIWDTAGQERFRTLTPSYYRGAQGVILVYDVTKRDTFTRLENWLNELETYCTRNDLVKMLVGNKIDKEENRVVDRNEGLKFARKHSMLFIEASAKTRDGVQCAFEELVEKILQTPGLWESNAQPRGVQLGDQEQRGAGGCGGYCSVL